The stretch of DNA CGACGTGGAAGATCGACCTCCAGTTGCCGCTCGTCGACCGCACCGCGACCGTCGAAACCGAGGACATCGAACGTGAGGAACCCCGGTACGTGAAGTTCGTCGGCAGGTCGTCGGTGATGCGCGTCACCGGCGAACACCGCATCGAGGACACCGAGACGGGCTGTCGCCTCCACAACGAGTTCGTCGTCGACGGCCGCCTCCCCGGCGTCGAACGATTCTTCAAGAAACGCCTCGACGCCGAACTCGACAACCTCGAAACGGCGCTCAGACGCGACCTCGAACTGCCGGCATGAAGCTCGCGCTGGCCCAGCTCGACCAGACGCCCGGCGACGTGGCCGAGAACGTCGACCGCGCGGCCGCGGCCGTCGCCGACGCCGCGGCCCGCGGCGCCGACCTGGTCGTCCTCCCCGAACTGTTCACCGTCGGCTTCTTCGCGTTCGAGTCGTACGCCCGCGTGGCGGAGGGGCTGGGCGGTCCGACGTTCGATCGGCTGGCCGACGTCGCCGCCGACCACGGCGTCGGCCTCCTGGCGGGGAGCCACGTCGAGGACCTCGAAGCCAGCGCCGACGCGGGCGCCGACGTACCAGCGACCGAGGGGTTGGCCAACACCTGCGTCTTTTACGACCGCGACGGGGAGCGACGGGGCGTCTACCGCAAACACCACCTCTTCGGCTACGAATCCGCGGAGGCGCGCCTGCTCACACCCGGCGAGCGCCTCGCGACCGTCGAGTTCGAGGGGTTCACCGTCGGCATGTCGACGTGTTACGACCTCCGGTTTCCCGAACTCTACCGCCGGCTCGCGGACCGGGGTGTGACGCTCGTCTGCGTTCCGAGCGCCTGGCCGTACCCCCGCGTCGAACACTGGACGACGCTGGCGCGGGCACGGGCCATCGAGAACCTCACGTACGTCGCGGCGACGAACGGCGCCGCCGAGTTCGAGGACGCCACCTTACTCGGCCGCTCGACCGTCTACGATCCGTGGGGGACGACGCTCGCGAGCGCGGGCGACGATCCGACGCTCGTCGTCGCCGACCTCGATCCGGAACGGATCGAGTCGGTCCGCGGGGAGTTTCCGGCGCTGCGGGATCGGCGCGACTGATCGTGCCGGGGTCGGAGGGTTTATGAATCAGAGGGGGCAATAGCCCGATGCCGACGCATCGACGCTTTTCTCGTCGAGACTCGGCAACCAACAACTCCACCACGTCGTCGCTCGCCCCGGCCTCGGCCCGGATCACCTTCGCCCGGCAGGTCGATCCGGGCTTCCTTCGTCTCCTCCCGTCCTCACGCGGCACGCTTCTCGATTTCGCCTTTGAGCGCCGCGGCGTCGAAGCCGTGATCCGGGCGGATGTTGACGAAATCCAGGAAGTCACGCGCCGCGAGGAGTTCCTCCGCCGTGTAGGCAGTCGCCGCGGCGTCGACGGTCGCCGCCGCGCCGATGAGGGGTTCGAGCGCCGCTAGCCCGCAGGCGGCGTCGTAGGACCGCGCGTCCTCGCGGTTCGCCGAGCCGACGTTCGTCGCGTCGATGAAGTAGAGGTCGTCGTCGAGGATGAGGACGTTTTCCGCCCGGAGGTCGCCGTGTGCGAGGCCGTGGTCGTGCATCGTCCGGAGCGCCGCGAACAGTTCCGGCGCGAGTTCGCGTTCGGTCTCCCGGTCGAGTTCGTCGAGCGCGCGGAACTCGGGGAGATATTCGAGGACGACGACGCCGAGGCCGTCGACCTCCAGCGCTTCGAGCGGTTCGGGCGCGTTCAGGCCGATGTCGCGCATCCGCTCGGTCGCCTCGAGTTCGTGTTTCGCCATGCCGTAGGGGGTCCCGAAATGCTCGAAAAAGCCCTCCGTCCCCGCGGAGAAGACGCCGAGGTTGCGTCCCGTCGTGATGAGGGCGTGGACCAGCGAGTTCTGCTTGGAGATGACCTTCACGAACAGGTCCCCGTCGAGGACCAGCGGCGTCGAGAGCCAGTTGTCGGCGTCGAGATACCGGACCGACGGCTCCTCGCGGCCGTACCGTGCCGCGACTTCGTCGATCACGCTGTCGAGGCGGTCGTCGTCGACCCGTCCCCGGAGGAACCGCCGAATCTCCATCGTTCGCCACTATGCCACCGGTGGGCATATATTATTGGTCGACCGGCGACACGAGGGCTTTCGACCCGCGCGTCCGGCCACGCCCCCCTGATCCTCGTCCCCTGCCGGATCACTGTCGGCGTCTACGCCGGCGGTCGCTCCGGCTTCGTTCGGGGACCCGTCACGTTCCCGCTCGGGGAGACGACGACGCCGACGGCTGTCAGGCCCGTGGCGCCGTCTTCTAGTCACTCCTCCAGCGCCGCGGACAGCGCCCGCGCTGCCCGCTCGCCGTCGCCCCGCGAGACGGATAGGCGGACGGGGTCGTCGCCGAACCGTTCGACGACGAGCGCCGGTCGGCGCGTCCGGAGATAGCGCACGAGGAGGCCGATGGTGCCGACGACGAGGGCGACGCCGCCGACGAGGAGAAGCGTCGTGAGAACGGCGAGTGCTCCGGCGAGCGCGTCGGTCACCGCGAGGACGCTCCCGACGGGGGCGGCCCCGGCGCCCGACGGCTCCACCGACAGCGTCTGCCCGAGGTTCATCGCCCGGAGCGCGACGCCGCCGCCGAGGGCGGCTAGCCCGTAGACGGCGGCCCGGAGGCCCCAGCCGAGGAGTCGCTGGTCGCCCGCGGCGTCGACGGCCACGTCGCTGACGTTCGGTCGGTCGACCGCCTCGAACCGACGGCCGTCCGTGGCCGGATCGTACGCCAGCACGCGGTGGGTGGTGACGGCCGCCCAGCCGGCACCGAGTGGCGTCCGCTCCACGACCCGTTCGCCCCGATAACAGAGGGTTTCGGGGTCGTAGTCGGCCGCGCCGGGCGGCGCGGTCCGCTCCGCCCCCCCGAAGTCGATCCCCTCGCTCGCGTCCGACGTGGCCGTCCGCCCGTCGGCGCGTCCGTCCCGCTCCATCGACAGGGTCGACGGCCGCCGTCGACCTGACGCTTTCGGCCAGCCCGATCCGGTCGATTTTAGATCCCTCCCCGGCGAGATGCGCGGTATGCTACGGGAGATACGGAACGATGAGTGATCGTGAGGACCGCGCTGGCTTCGTCTCGTACGGTATCGACGACAAGCCGCCGCTCGGGACGTCGGCGTTGCTCGGCGTCCAGCACTATCTGACGATGGTCGGCGCTAACGTCGCCGTCCCGCTGATTCTCGCGGGGGCGCTCGGGATGCCCGAGTCGGTGATTCCGCGGTTCGTCGGCACCTTCTTCGTCGTCTCGGGGATCGCGACGCTCGCGCAGACGACGTTCGGCAACCGCTACCCCATCGTCCAGGGGGCGCCGTTCTCGATGCTGGCGCCGGCGCTCGCGGTTATCGGCGTCGTGCAGGCGAGCAACCCGACGGGACCGGCGTGGGAAGCGGCGCTCCTGCAGCTCCAGGGCGCCATCGTCGTCGCCGCGGTAGTGGAGGTGGCGGTCGGATACTTCGGCCTGCTCGGCCGGCTTCGAACGTTCATCTCGCCGGTCATCATCGCGCCGACCATCGCGCTGATCGGCCTCGCGCTGTTCAACGCGCCGCAGGTGACGAGCGCGACGGGCAACTGGTGGCTGTTGGGGCTGACCCTCGGCCTGATCGTCCTGTTCTCACAGTATCTCGGCGACGCCTCCCGGGCGTTCAAGCTGTTTCCGGTCCTGCTCGGCGTCGTCGTCGCGTGGGTGATCGCCGCCGTCCTCTCGGTCGCAGGCGTCTACGCCCCGGGAACTTCGGGCTACGTCGACCTCGCGTCCGTCGCCGCGGCGCCGGCGATCATGCCTATCCACCCGCTCCAGTGGGGGACGCCGCGGATCGAGACCGCCTACGTCATCGGGATGCTCGCCGGCGTCGCGGCGTCGATGCTCGAATCGTTCGGCGACTACCACGCCGTCGCCCGCCTCTCGGGCGTCGGCGCCCCGAGCGAGGAGCGCATCAACCACGGCATCGGGATGGAAGGGTTGATGAACGTCTTCGCCGGCCTCATGGGCACCGGCGGCTCCACCTCCTACTCGGAGAACATCGGCGCCATCGGCCTGACCGGCGTCGCCTCGCGCTACGTCGTCCAGATCGGCGCCGCGGTGATGCTCGTGGTCGGTTTCGTCGGCTACTTCGGGCAACTGATCGCCACCATCCCGGACCCCATCGTCGGCGGCCTCTACGTCGCCATGTTCGGACAGATCGTCGCGGTCGGCCTCTCGAACCTGGAGTACGTCGACCTCGACTCCTCGCGCAACGTCTTCGTCGTCGGCATCGCGCTCTTTGCCGGTCTCGCCATCCCGGCTTACATGGGGAACGTCGGGAGCGCCGCGGCGTTCCGCGAGGGGATGCGCGGGATCACCGTCCTCGGACCCGTCCTCGGCGCCCGCGTCGTCGCCGACACCGTCTACGTCATCGGCTCCACCGGCATGGCCGTCGGCGGCCTCGTCGCCTTCGTCCTCGACAACACCATCGAGGGGACCCGCGAGGAACGCGGCCTCGTCGAGTGGGAGCAGGCCACCGAGGACGACACGGCCTTCGCGTCCGCGTTCGATCGGTTCCTCGCGGACGACTGACCGATCCGCCTTTGCCCATCGCCCCGGTACGTAGCGACGGCCATCGGTTTTGGGGCGCCGTAAAAATCGACGAGGTCCTGTACTTTTAGGCTAGCCTAAAACATGCGACAGACCAGACGACGGTTACTGCAAACCACCGGCGTCGCCCTCGGCGGCGTCGGACTGGCCGGCTGTGGCGGACGGAGCGGAACCGACGCGGACGAGTCGGCGGCGGATACGGAGACTGCGACGGACGCCGCCGACCCCGAAGACGTTGGCGACGGTGTCCTTGGCGGCGAAGCCGACGGCGACGTCCGCCCCCGCTACAGGGGCGAGACGTCGTCCCCCCACAGCGAGAGCGCCGGGGAGCGTCGCCGTCGCCACGGATCCGACGCGTCAGGACGGAGACGCCAGCGAGGGCGACACTGACGACGAGCGGCACCCGGAGTTCCTCGAAGACGACGTCGTCCGGACCCGTCCCGGTGCGACGGGTGAGCCGGCGGGCGAGGCGGACGGCGCCTCCGGGGGAGAGCGCGAGGACGGCGGCCGTGGCTCGCCACGCGGGGCGGGCGTCGAGTCCAGCCACGAGTCCGCCGGGCACGACTGCGAGGGGTGCCGGGACGCGACGATCGTTTCCCTCGGCCGAAAGCTTCTGGTCAGTGCCCCGCTCACGTCGCGTCATGTACCGCCGTGGCCACTGGGGCGTCTCCCTGCTCGTGTTCGCACCGGTCGGCTTCGCGCTCGCCCTCCTCGGGCGCCCCGACTTCGCCGTCGTCGGTGGCGCCGCCATGCTCTGGCTGTCGACGCTCCCCGACGTGGACCACCGCCTCCCCGGCATCTCCCACCGTGGCCCCACGCACACGCTCCTTTTCGCCCTCCTCGTCGGCGTCGTCGGCGCCGGCGCGGGCGTGGGCCTCGCCTCGGTTCTCGGCGGTGACCGGACGACCCTCGTCGCCTTCGGCTTCGGGATCGGTACCTTCGGTATCCTCGCACACCTCCTCGCGGACGCGCTGACGCCCGCTGGCGTCCCCGTCCTCTGGCCGCTGTCGGGCCGGGACGTCTCCGTCTACCTCACCCGCGCCGACAACACGCTGGCGAACTACGTCCTCCTCGCGGTCGGGGTGTGTGCGACGGCCGCGGCGGGCTTTGCCGCCCTCCGAATGGCGTGAGTCGGCCTGTGGCCTTTTGTTCTCGCACGGCCACGCACGCGTATGAACGACGACGCGATGTCACGGTTTCCGGTGCCCGACTACGAGGACCTGCCCGACGACCTGCGCGAGCGGATCGACGCGGAGACCGACCGCGCGGGCTTCACGCCGAACGTCTTCGCCGCGCTCGCCTACGCCCCCGATCAGTTCCGTGCGTTCGTCGACTACCACGACGCCCTCGTCGAGGGGACGAGCTTGGACCGCGAGGAGGTGGAGATGATCGTCGTCGCCGTCTCCGGCGTCAACCACTGTTACTACTGTAACGTCGCCCACGGCGCCTTGGTGCGAATCTACGCCGACGACCCTCTGCTCGCGGACCAGCTCGTCGCCAACTACCGCACCGCGGACGTGAGCGACGAGCGACTGCTCATGCTCGACGTGGCGGTGACGCTCACCGAGCGACCGTGGGAGGTGACGGAGGCCGACCTCGACGCGCTCGCCGAGGCCGGCTACTCCGAGCGCGAAATCTGGGACATCGGCGCCATCACGGCTTTCTTCAACCTCA from Haloplanus salinus encodes:
- a CDS encoding uracil-xanthine permease family protein; translated protein: MSDREDRAGFVSYGIDDKPPLGTSALLGVQHYLTMVGANVAVPLILAGALGMPESVIPRFVGTFFVVSGIATLAQTTFGNRYPIVQGAPFSMLAPALAVIGVVQASNPTGPAWEAALLQLQGAIVVAAVVEVAVGYFGLLGRLRTFISPVIIAPTIALIGLALFNAPQVTSATGNWWLLGLTLGLIVLFSQYLGDASRAFKLFPVLLGVVVAWVIAAVLSVAGVYAPGTSGYVDLASVAAAPAIMPIHPLQWGTPRIETAYVIGMLAGVAASMLESFGDYHAVARLSGVGAPSEERINHGIGMEGLMNVFAGLMGTGGSTSYSENIGAIGLTGVASRYVVQIGAAVMLVVGFVGYFGQLIATIPDPIVGGLYVAMFGQIVAVGLSNLEYVDLDSSRNVFVVGIALFAGLAIPAYMGNVGSAAAFREGMRGITVLGPVLGARVVADTVYVIGSTGMAVGGLVAFVLDNTIEGTREERGLVEWEQATEDDTAFASAFDRFLADD
- a CDS encoding SRPBCC family protein; its protein translation is MTVRVRRAFEFEAPAERVWEFISDPGKRAGAISVVRDYDVDGTDATWKIDLQLPLVDRTATVETEDIEREEPRYVKFVGRSSVMRVTGEHRIEDTETGCRLHNEFVVDGRLPGVERFFKKRLDAELDNLETALRRDLELPA
- a CDS encoding RIO1 family regulatory kinase/ATPase domain-containing protein, producing MEIRRFLRGRVDDDRLDSVIDEVAARYGREEPSVRYLDADNWLSTPLVLDGDLFVKVISKQNSLVHALITTGRNLGVFSAGTEGFFEHFGTPYGMAKHELEATERMRDIGLNAPEPLEALEVDGLGVVVLEYLPEFRALDELDRETERELAPELFAALRTMHDHGLAHGDLRAENVLILDDDLYFIDATNVGSANREDARSYDAACGLAALEPLIGAAATVDAAATAYTAEELLAARDFLDFVNIRPDHGFDAAALKGEIEKRAA
- a CDS encoding peroxidase-related enzyme (This protein belongs to a clade of uncharacterized proteins related to peroxidases such as the alkylhydroperoxidase AhpD.); the protein is MNDDAMSRFPVPDYEDLPDDLRERIDAETDRAGFTPNVFAALAYAPDQFRAFVDYHDALVEGTSLDREEVEMIVVAVSGVNHCYYCNVAHGALVRIYADDPLLADQLVANYRTADVSDERLLMLDVAVTLTERPWEVTEADLDALAEAGYSEREIWDIGAITAFFNLSNRLASFVDMRPNDEFHTLGRE
- a CDS encoding metal-dependent hydrolase, yielding MYRRGHWGVSLLVFAPVGFALALLGRPDFAVVGGAAMLWLSTLPDVDHRLPGISHRGPTHTLLFALLVGVVGAGAGVGLASVLGGDRTTLVAFGFGIGTFGILAHLLADALTPAGVPVLWPLSGRDVSVYLTRADNTLANYVLLAVGVCATAAAGFAALRMA
- a CDS encoding carbon-nitrogen family hydrolase; protein product: MKLALAQLDQTPGDVAENVDRAAAAVADAAARGADLVVLPELFTVGFFAFESYARVAEGLGGPTFDRLADVAADHGVGLLAGSHVEDLEASADAGADVPATEGLANTCVFYDRDGERRGVYRKHHLFGYESAEARLLTPGERLATVEFEGFTVGMSTCYDLRFPELYRRLADRGVTLVCVPSAWPYPRVEHWTTLARARAIENLTYVAATNGAAEFEDATLLGRSTVYDPWGTTLASAGDDPTLVVADLDPERIESVRGEFPALRDRRD